A stretch of Thermoplasmata archaeon DNA encodes these proteins:
- the dnaK gene encoding molecular chaperone DnaK: MAKIIGIDLGTTNSEGAYMEGGTPKIIPSAEGSAYGGKMFPSVVAFTKDGILVGEPAKRQAVLNPEKTIMQIKRKMGTDYKVKIDGKDYTPPEISAMILRKIKADAEAYLGEKLSQAVITVPAYFNDNQRQATKDAGKIAGLEVLRLVNEPTAAALAYGLDKKGEGKICVLDLGGGTFDVTLMEMGDGVFEVVSTSGDTQLGGMDMDNALIQWLVTEFRRDHVVDLSGDRQAMQRLRDAAEKAKIELSSTAETTINLPFIAQKEGQPLHLEKKLTRAKLEQLVEPVLERLDGPIRQAFKDGGWQFSNVGHVILVGGPTRMPVVRERFEKILGRPAERGVDPMQCVALGAAIQGAVLSGEVKDILLLDVTPLSLGVETLGGVFTKLIERNSTIPTRKSEIFTTAADSQSSVEVHVLQGERAMTSDNVSLGRFYLTGMPPAPRGVPKIEVTFDIDANGILNVSAKDLATGKTEKLTIMAPQRMDQGKIDQAMRDAESHAEEDRRRRDLVELRNHADQLVYATEKLLKEHGSAISEATRTSVEQKLEALKKVLQTDDISKLRASVDALNAEAQKIGVEMYGKGGPAAAPPPGAGDASEPSDSGVVDADFEDVDKR, translated from the coding sequence ATGGCTAAGATTATCGGAATCGACCTCGGCACCACGAATTCGGAAGGGGCGTACATGGAAGGGGGAACGCCGAAGATCATCCCGAGCGCGGAAGGCAGCGCCTACGGCGGGAAGATGTTCCCGTCCGTCGTCGCCTTCACGAAGGACGGGATCCTGGTCGGCGAGCCGGCGAAGCGCCAGGCCGTCCTGAACCCCGAGAAGACGATCATGCAGATCAAGCGGAAGATGGGGACGGACTACAAGGTGAAGATCGACGGGAAGGACTACACGCCCCCGGAGATTTCCGCGATGATCCTCCGCAAGATCAAGGCGGACGCGGAGGCGTACCTGGGCGAGAAGCTCTCGCAGGCCGTCATCACCGTGCCGGCGTACTTCAACGACAACCAGCGTCAGGCGACGAAGGATGCGGGCAAGATCGCGGGTCTCGAGGTGCTGCGGCTCGTGAACGAGCCGACGGCCGCCGCCCTCGCGTACGGCCTGGACAAGAAGGGCGAGGGCAAGATCTGCGTCCTGGACCTCGGCGGCGGCACGTTCGACGTCACCCTGATGGAGATGGGCGACGGCGTCTTCGAGGTCGTGTCCACGTCCGGCGACACACAGCTGGGCGGCATGGACATGGACAACGCCCTGATCCAGTGGCTCGTCACGGAGTTCCGTCGGGACCACGTCGTCGACCTGTCGGGGGACCGCCAGGCGATGCAGCGGCTCCGGGACGCCGCGGAGAAGGCGAAGATCGAGCTGTCCTCGACCGCGGAGACGACGATCAACCTCCCGTTCATCGCTCAGAAGGAGGGCCAGCCGTTGCACCTCGAGAAGAAGCTCACGCGAGCGAAGCTTGAGCAGCTCGTCGAGCCGGTCCTCGAGCGCCTCGATGGGCCGATCCGCCAGGCGTTCAAGGACGGCGGTTGGCAATTCTCTAACGTGGGCCATGTCATCCTCGTGGGCGGCCCGACCCGAATGCCCGTCGTAAGGGAACGATTCGAGAAGATCCTCGGGCGTCCCGCGGAACGGGGCGTCGACCCGATGCAGTGCGTCGCGCTCGGCGCGGCGATCCAGGGCGCCGTCCTGAGCGGCGAGGTCAAGGACATCCTCCTGCTCGACGTGACGCCGCTCAGCCTCGGCGTCGAGACCCTCGGCGGTGTCTTCACGAAACTGATCGAACGGAACTCGACGATCCCGACGCGGAAGAGCGAGATTTTCACCACGGCGGCGGACAGCCAGTCGAGCGTCGAGGTCCACGTCCTGCAAGGCGAGCGGGCGATGACCTCCGACAACGTCAGCCTCGGCCGTTTCTACTTGACGGGCATGCCACCGGCCCCGCGCGGCGTGCCGAAAATCGAGGTGACCTTTGACATCGACGCGAACGGCATCCTGAACGTCAGCGCGAAAGACCTCGCCACCGGGAAGACCGAGAAACTCACGATCATGGCGCCGCAGCGGATGGACCAGGGAAAGATCGACCAGGCGATGCGCGACGCGGAGAGCCACGCGGAGGAAGACCGCCGGCGGCGGGATCTCGTCGAGCTGCGCAACCACGCCGACCAGCTCGTCTATGCCACGGAGAAGCTCCTCAAGGAACACGGATCCGCGATCTCCGAGGCCACCCGGACGTCCGTCGAGCAGAAGCTCGAGGCCCTCAAGAAGGTCCTTCAGACGGACGACATCTCGAAGCTCCGTGCCTCCGTCGACGCACTGAACGCCGAGGCTCAGAAGATCGGCGTCGAGATGTACGGGAAGGGCGGC
- a CDS encoding nucleotide exchange factor GrpE: MAEETPAVQREERAAAEPPVPPASRDEVAELRRENEELLTRLKYLQAEFENYRKRAERDTETILKFAQETLLARLLPVLDELDAAVAKLDGRAGEGVRMVRGNLQKALQAAGLQEVPALGLPFDPYLMDCVQRVPDKGSREGVVKEVVRKGYRYHERVLRPAQVIVVNGGGEANG, from the coding sequence ATGGCGGAAGAGACGCCCGCCGTGCAACGCGAAGAGCGTGCCGCGGCCGAGCCGCCCGTGCCGCCGGCGAGTCGGGACGAGGTCGCGGAGTTGCGCCGCGAGAACGAGGAGCTCCTCACTCGGCTCAAGTACCTCCAGGCGGAGTTCGAGAACTACCGCAAGCGGGCCGAGCGCGACACGGAGACGATCCTGAAGTTCGCCCAAGAGACCCTCCTCGCCCGCCTCCTGCCGGTCCTCGACGAACTCGACGCCGCGGTCGCGAAGCTGGACGGCCGCGCGGGGGAAGGCGTCCGGATGGTCCGGGGCAACCTCCAGAAGGCGCTCCAGGCCGCCGGGCTCCAAGAGGTCCCCGCCCTCGGGCTCCCATTCGACCCGTACCTCATGGACTGCGTCCAACGGGTCCCAGACAAAGGTTCAAGAGAAGGCGTCGTGAAGGAAGTCGTGCGCAAAGGGTACCGCTACCACGAGCGGGTGTTGCGACCCGCGCAAGTCATCGTCGTCAACGGCGGAGGTGAGGCCAATGGCTAA
- a CDS encoding Hsp20/alpha crystallin family protein encodes MVSQPSDEGEGFTGDVGRLLRRLDAHRSLPAVAATRVPVLGPPSAVADERPVEAGAVDVVVTPARIYVTLELPGASRETLEVTTTDTRLTVHALMADGRVFHRDMDLAHSVEPEAVTATYRNGVLDVTLPRRRGHRVRVRRGP; translated from the coding sequence ATGGTCTCCCAACCGTCGGACGAGGGCGAAGGCTTTACCGGTGACGTCGGCCGCCTCCTGAGGCGCCTCGACGCGCACCGCAGCCTCCCCGCCGTGGCGGCGACCCGGGTCCCGGTCCTCGGGCCTCCCTCCGCGGTCGCAGACGAGCGACCCGTCGAGGCGGGCGCCGTCGACGTCGTCGTGACGCCGGCCCGGATCTACGTCACGCTCGAGCTTCCCGGCGCATCGAGGGAGACCCTCGAGGTCACGACGACGGACACGCGGTTGACTGTTCATGCACTGATGGCGGACGGCCGCGTCTTCCATCGGGATATGGATCTCGCGCACTCCGTCGAACCGGAAGCCGTGACGGCGACGTATCGGAACGGCGTGCTCGACGTGACTCTCCCGCGACGGCGCGGGCACAGGGTACGGGTGCGGAGGGGTCCGTAG
- the thsB gene encoding thermosome subunit beta produces the protein MPAGTQILVLKEGTRRDRGKGAQFNNIAAAKAVADAVRSTLGPRGMDKMLVDSLGDVVITNDGVTILKEIDIEHPAAKMLVEVAKTQDEEAGDGTTTAVILAGELLKKAEDLIEQNIHPTVIAAGYRQAAEKAREVLEKVAMKISIKDADILKKVAMTAMSSKSSSGHKELLADISVKAVSTVAEQRADNSYFVDDDNIQVVKKQGGSIADTSLVDGVIIDKERVHPGMPSEVKEAKIALVDAALEVKKTEIDAKIEITDPAQLQAFLNEEESMLKRMVDIVKKSGATVIFCQKGIDDLAQHYLAKENIYAVRRVKKSDMEKLAKATGGKVVTKLDELSKDDLGYAKLVYEKKIGEDEMTFVTGCKNPKAMSILIRGGTEHVVDEVERSLEDATSVVAVAIEDGKVITGGGSSATEIALALRDHASTVGGREQIAIESFADAVEAIPRTLAENAGLDPIDILIELRKEHKKGNKYAGINVFTGKVSDMKKENVIEPIRVGTQAISSATDAAVMVLRIDDVIAAKAGAGGGKGGPGKGGEGGEGGGEGEEF, from the coding sequence ATGCCAGCAGGGACCCAGATACTCGTTTTGAAAGAAGGCACGCGCCGCGATCGCGGCAAGGGAGCGCAGTTCAACAACATCGCGGCCGCCAAAGCGGTCGCCGACGCGGTACGGTCGACCCTCGGGCCGCGGGGGATGGACAAGATGCTCGTCGACAGCCTCGGGGACGTCGTCATCACGAACGATGGCGTGACGATCCTCAAGGAGATCGACATCGAGCATCCGGCCGCCAAGATGCTCGTCGAGGTCGCGAAGACCCAAGACGAGGAAGCCGGCGACGGCACGACGACGGCCGTCATCCTGGCGGGCGAGCTGCTCAAGAAGGCCGAAGACCTGATCGAGCAGAACATCCACCCGACCGTCATCGCGGCCGGGTACCGGCAGGCCGCGGAGAAGGCCCGCGAGGTCCTCGAGAAGGTCGCGATGAAAATCTCGATCAAGGACGCGGACATCCTGAAGAAGGTCGCGATGACCGCGATGTCCTCGAAGTCGTCCAGCGGCCACAAGGAACTCTTGGCCGACATCTCCGTGAAGGCCGTCTCCACCGTCGCGGAGCAGCGCGCGGACAACTCCTACTTCGTGGACGATGACAACATCCAAGTCGTGAAGAAGCAGGGCGGCTCGATCGCGGACACATCGCTCGTCGACGGCGTCATCATCGACAAGGAGCGCGTGCATCCCGGCATGCCGTCCGAAGTCAAGGAGGCGAAGATCGCCCTCGTCGACGCGGCGCTCGAGGTCAAGAAGACCGAGATCGACGCGAAGATCGAGATCACCGACCCGGCGCAGCTCCAGGCGTTCCTCAACGAGGAGGAATCGATGCTGAAGCGCATGGTCGACATCGTCAAGAAGAGCGGCGCGACCGTCATCTTCTGCCAGAAGGGCATCGACGACCTCGCGCAGCACTACCTCGCGAAGGAGAACATCTACGCCGTGCGCCGCGTCAAGAAGTCCGACATGGAGAAGCTCGCGAAGGCGACGGGCGGCAAGGTCGTCACGAAGCTCGACGAGCTCTCCAAGGACGACCTCGGGTACGCCAAGCTCGTCTACGAGAAGAAGATCGGCGAGGACGAGATGACGTTCGTGACCGGTTGCAAGAACCCGAAGGCCATGTCGATCCTCATTCGGGGCGGCACGGAGCATGTCGTCGACGAGGTCGAGCGGTCCCTCGAGGACGCGACGAGCGTCGTCGCGGTCGCGATCGAGGACGGCAAGGTGATCACGGGCGGCGGCTCGAGCGCGACGGAGATCGCCCTGGCCCTGCGCGACCACGCCTCGACCGTTGGCGGGAGGGAGCAGATCGCGATCGAGTCGTTCGCGGACGCCGTCGAAGCGATCCCGCGGACCCTCGCCGAGAACGCGGGCCTGGACCCGATCGACATCCTGATCGAGCTTCGCAAGGAGCATAAGAAGGGCAACAAGTACGCTGGGATCAACGTCTTCACGGGCAAAGTCTCCGACATGAAGAAGGAGAACGTGATCGAGCCGATCCGGGTCGGCACCCAGGCGATTTCCTCGGCTACCGACGCGGCGGTCATGGTGCTCCGCATCGACGACGTCATCGCGGCAAAGGCCGGCGCGGGCGGCGGAAAGGGCGGCCCCGGCAAGGGCGGCGAAGGCGGCGAGGGCGGAGGCGAAGGCGAGGAATTCTGA
- a CDS encoding inositol monophosphatase family protein, whose amino-acid sequence MKGILLEAADAVQHAVAAMQGNPGDVVGRGADGGPSARIDQVAEEAVLRVLDYEGASLNVLSEEAGFIERGGQATLVLDPIDGTHNALRGVPAYSVSLAIGHERLSDVQEALVRDLVSGATYYAAKGGGSLLNGSPIRVRPYDPADALVSVYLGTNAAPDASRIASLARRVRNLGAASLDLCLVARGAADMYYMHSAVVETKLRAVDIAGGTLIVREAGGFVLDLGGRDLELPLSPTARTDLVAVGDRRAWESIR is encoded by the coding sequence GTGAAGGGGATTCTCCTCGAGGCGGCGGACGCAGTCCAGCATGCCGTCGCGGCGATGCAGGGAAACCCAGGGGACGTCGTGGGACGCGGTGCGGACGGCGGTCCGAGCGCCCGCATCGACCAGGTCGCCGAAGAGGCGGTCCTCCGCGTCCTCGACTACGAAGGGGCCTCCCTGAACGTCCTGAGCGAGGAGGCCGGCTTCATCGAACGCGGGGGGCAGGCGACCCTTGTCCTCGATCCGATCGACGGGACCCACAACGCGCTTCGCGGCGTCCCCGCCTATTCGGTCTCCCTCGCCATCGGCCACGAACGCCTGAGCGACGTGCAGGAGGCGCTCGTCCGGGATCTCGTCTCCGGGGCGACGTACTATGCGGCGAAGGGAGGCGGCTCGCTCTTGAACGGGAGCCCGATCCGCGTGCGCCCGTACGATCCGGCGGACGCCCTCGTCAGCGTGTACCTCGGAACGAACGCGGCTCCCGATGCGTCGCGGATCGCGAGCCTCGCGCGTCGCGTGCGCAACCTCGGCGCCGCATCGCTCGACCTTTGCCTCGTCGCGCGAGGGGCAGCGGACATGTACTACATGCACAGCGCCGTCGTCGAGACGAAGCTCCGCGCGGTCGACATCGCCGGGGGCACGCTCATCGTACGGGAGGCGGGCGGTTTCGTCCTGGACTTGGGCGGCCGCGACCTCGAACTGCCCCTGAGCCCGACGGCCCGAACCGATCTCGTGGCGGTCGGGGACCGCCGCGCGTGGGAGTCGATCCGATGA
- a CDS encoding NAD(+)/NADH kinase, with the protein MKLGITANPHIPSALEAAKQVLARLEPKQDVLLEPELARALDRKGQPLAHMRADVVLAIGGDGTILRALQLCDSKVLGINSGSLGFLAEVNSNEADAYLDRVLRGDYKVEERMRLKVTVDGERMFDCTNEAVVHTAQIAKIRHFEIRLDDEVVERVRADGLIVATATGSTSYSMSAGGPIVDPRVDAIIATAIAPFKPASRPHVFPATSVVHVRLVKPKECLLVMDGQHESALKGTEDVALTGSERRAKLVRFRDDFYRRIEEKLSRQ; encoded by the coding sequence ATGAAATTGGGCATCACCGCGAACCCGCACATCCCGAGCGCCCTCGAAGCGGCGAAGCAGGTCCTCGCGCGGCTCGAGCCGAAACAGGACGTCCTCCTCGAACCGGAGCTGGCTCGGGCCCTCGACCGCAAGGGCCAGCCGCTCGCCCACATGCGGGCGGACGTCGTCCTGGCGATCGGCGGGGACGGCACGATCCTGCGGGCCCTCCAACTCTGCGATTCGAAGGTCCTCGGCATCAATTCGGGCTCCCTCGGCTTCCTCGCCGAGGTGAATTCGAACGAGGCGGACGCCTACCTGGACCGGGTCTTGCGGGGCGACTACAAGGTCGAGGAACGCATGCGGCTCAAGGTCACCGTCGACGGTGAGCGGATGTTCGACTGCACGAACGAGGCGGTCGTCCATACGGCACAGATCGCGAAGATCCGGCACTTCGAAATCCGCCTCGACGATGAAGTCGTGGAACGGGTCCGCGCGGATGGTCTGATCGTCGCGACCGCGACCGGCTCGACGTCCTACTCGATGTCGGCCGGCGGCCCGATCGTCGATCCTCGGGTCGACGCCATCATCGCGACGGCGATCGCTCCCTTCAAGCCGGCGTCCCGTCCGCACGTCTTCCCCGCGACGTCGGTGGTCCACGTGCGCTTGGTGAAGCCGAAGGAGTGCCTGCTCGTAATGGACGGCCAGCACGAGTCCGCCCTCAAGGGCACGGAAGACGTCGCCCTCACCGGCTCCGAGCGCCGCGCGAAACTCGTCCGGTTCCGGGACGACTTCTACCGACGCATTGAGGAGAAGCTGTCCCGTCAGTGA
- a CDS encoding Mov34/MPN/PAD-1 family protein, translating to MKPVTAIARKTLRMILEASRDMYPHEFGAILRAEEGTITELILVPGTISGKRHAIFQLHTLPADFSVVGTVHSHPSGVYEPSDEDRALFNKFGGIHLIVGHPFSETAWAAWTNKGARIPLKVVP from the coding sequence ATGAAACCCGTTACCGCCATCGCCCGGAAGACCCTTCGGATGATCCTCGAGGCGTCCCGGGACATGTACCCGCACGAGTTCGGCGCCATCCTGCGCGCGGAGGAGGGCACGATCACGGAACTGATCCTCGTCCCCGGGACGATCAGCGGCAAGCGCCACGCGATCTTCCAGCTCCACACCCTCCCCGCGGACTTCTCCGTCGTCGGCACGGTCCATTCCCATCCGAGCGGCGTCTACGAGCCGTCGGACGAGGACCGCGCCTTGTTCAACAAGTTCGGCGGCATCCACCTCATCGTCGGCCATCCCTTCTCTGAGACGGCATGGGCGGCGTGGACGAACAAAGGGGCACGGATCCCGCTCAAGGTCGTGCCGTGA
- a CDS encoding glycosyltransferase family 4 protein encodes MRIAQVAPWFYPHLGGVESHVRALSTELAARGHDVTVVTTRHDPSLPEEESMDGFRVVRVKPRAIVMRTPIAPKMRARLRTLETDVFHGHFPPPLAAHYATSVAAARGAPSVVTYHCDVEIPSAFGILLESVYRRSLGASTLDRATKVVVTTRTYAATSRAVWKHNPAVIPNAVDHRRFRPDVDPSPVRKTLNLSPDEKVVLLVGRIEPHKGIEQFIEAARYVPDARFLVAGDGSLLPAMKGLAATFGVDGRLRFVGRVSEDGLPRLYAACDVFVLPSVSRLEAFGIVALEAMATGKPVVVADIPGVREVIENGKEGLLADPLNAQDLAEKIRGLLEDPEARQAMGRRGREKVVASFGIERVTDQVEALYRSIADGSDDVTARP; translated from the coding sequence GTGCGGATCGCCCAAGTCGCACCGTGGTTCTATCCTCATCTCGGCGGCGTCGAAAGCCACGTGCGGGCGCTCTCGACGGAGCTCGCAGCCCGCGGCCATGACGTCACCGTGGTCACGACGCGACACGACCCGTCGCTCCCCGAGGAAGAGTCGATGGACGGATTCCGCGTGGTCCGCGTCAAGCCCCGGGCGATCGTCATGAGGACCCCCATCGCCCCGAAGATGCGGGCGAGATTGCGGACGCTCGAGACGGACGTCTTCCATGGGCACTTCCCTCCGCCGCTCGCCGCCCACTACGCGACGTCCGTCGCGGCCGCACGCGGGGCCCCGTCCGTCGTCACGTACCATTGCGACGTCGAGATCCCCTCCGCGTTCGGCATCCTTCTGGAGTCGGTGTACCGCCGGAGCCTCGGGGCCTCCACCCTCGACCGAGCGACGAAGGTCGTCGTCACCACGCGCACGTACGCCGCGACGAGCCGTGCGGTGTGGAAGCACAATCCGGCCGTGATCCCGAACGCCGTGGACCATCGCCGCTTTCGGCCGGACGTCGATCCGTCGCCGGTCCGGAAGACGCTGAACCTCTCGCCCGACGAGAAAGTCGTCCTGCTGGTGGGACGGATCGAGCCGCACAAAGGGATCGAGCAGTTCATCGAGGCGGCCCGGTACGTCCCCGATGCACGGTTCCTCGTCGCGGGGGACGGATCTCTCCTCCCCGCGATGAAGGGGCTCGCCGCCACGTTCGGGGTCGACGGTCGGCTCCGCTTCGTCGGCCGGGTCTCGGAGGACGGCCTCCCACGGCTCTACGCGGCGTGCGACGTCTTCGTGCTACCGAGCGTCTCGCGCCTCGAGGCGTTCGGGATCGTCGCCCTCGAGGCGATGGCGACCGGAAAGCCCGTGGTCGTGGCGGACATCCCCGGCGTCCGCGAAGTAATCGAGAACGGGAAGGAAGGCCTGCTCGCGGATCCGCTGAACGCGCAGGATTTGGCGGAAAAGATTCGCGGGCTCCTCGAGGATCCGGAGGCCCGGCAGGCGATGGGACGGCGCGGGCGAGAGAAGGTCGTCGCGTCGTTCGGCATCGAGCGCGTGACGGATCAGGTGGAGGCCCTGTACCGCTCGATCGCGGACGGCTCCGACGACGTCACGGCACGACCTTGA